One genomic segment of Agromyces intestinalis includes these proteins:
- a CDS encoding trimeric intracellular cation channel family protein has protein sequence MEGTQFTIPLWLDLTAVGLGGIQGALFASGFRGERRLDLLGVAIIGTLIGLGGGLIRDLLLGLPPASLQSNWYLVTAVIASLVGMLLAAPLQRLNAVIVGLDALVIGLFGAFGTSKALSLGVPFVPAVMVGACAAVGGGVLRDVLMSLPVSIMHVGSLYAVAALTGCLVLASLHEFGVPIAIAGIVGAAVTTLIRWLAVIFDISLPEQRMIYRRKVATETGMIPIVRR, from the coding sequence GTGGAAGGCACCCAGTTCACCATCCCTCTGTGGCTCGACCTCACGGCCGTCGGCCTCGGCGGCATCCAGGGCGCACTCTTCGCGTCGGGGTTCCGCGGCGAACGCCGTCTCGACCTGCTCGGGGTCGCGATCATCGGCACGCTCATCGGCCTGGGCGGCGGACTCATCCGCGACCTGCTGCTCGGGCTGCCTCCGGCGAGCCTGCAGAGCAACTGGTATCTCGTGACCGCGGTCATCGCGTCGCTCGTCGGCATGCTGCTTGCCGCGCCGCTGCAGCGGCTGAACGCCGTGATCGTCGGACTCGACGCGCTCGTCATCGGCCTGTTCGGCGCGTTCGGCACGAGCAAGGCGCTGAGCCTCGGCGTGCCGTTCGTGCCCGCCGTGATGGTCGGCGCGTGCGCTGCCGTCGGCGGCGGCGTGCTGCGCGACGTGCTCATGAGCCTGCCGGTGTCGATCATGCACGTCGGCTCGCTCTATGCGGTCGCCGCGCTGACCGGATGCCTCGTGCTGGCGAGTCTGCACGAGTTCGGCGTGCCCATCGCCATCGCCGGGATCGTCGGGGCGGCGGTGACCACGCTCATCCGCTGGCTCGCCGTGATCTTCGACATCTCGCTGCCCGAGCAGCGCATGATCTACCGGCGCAAGGTCGCGACGGAGACCGGGATGATCCCGATCGTCCGTCGCTGA
- the leuA gene encoding 2-isopropylmalate synthase produces MKNQQKPSSMPVHRYRPFHEQIRVDLPDRTWPSKRITEAPRWCAVDLRDGNQALIDPMSPERKRIMFDLLVRMGYKEIEVGFPSASQTDFDFVRSLIEEGAIPDDVTIQVLTQARDHLIERTYESIRGAKQAIVHLYNSTSILQRDVVFRTDRQGIVDIALNGARKCREYEATVPGTTVYYEYSPESYTGTELEFAVDICNQVLEVFEPTPERKVIINLPATVEMATPNVYADSIEWMSRHLNHRENVILSLHPHNDRGTAVAAAELGYLAGADRIEGCLFGNGERTGNVDLVALGINLFTQGIDPQIDFSDVDEIKRTAEYCNQLPVHERSPWAGDLVYTAFSGSHQDAIKKGFESMAAAADAAGVAVDELEWAVPYLPVDPKDLGRSYEAVIRVNSQSGKGGVAYLLKTDHALDLPRRLQIEFSGVVQQKTDTEGGEVTSDEIWRVFTDEYLPAPADRPDEKWGRFELLSLRTESELTGEVRVQVGLRDGETRHELAGVGNGPISAFLQVLGTEGVEVKLVDYVEHTLSASGDALAAAYVEVQVEGRTLWGVGIDADISTASLKAIVSAVNRALRGVVRTAEPSLAGAV; encoded by the coding sequence GTGAAGAACCAGCAGAAGCCGTCCTCGATGCCCGTGCATCGCTACCGGCCGTTCCACGAGCAGATCCGCGTCGACCTGCCCGACCGCACCTGGCCGTCCAAGCGCATCACCGAGGCCCCGCGCTGGTGCGCGGTCGACCTGCGCGACGGCAACCAGGCGCTCATCGATCCGATGAGCCCCGAGCGCAAGCGCATCATGTTCGACCTGCTTGTGCGCATGGGCTATAAGGAGATCGAGGTCGGGTTCCCGAGCGCGAGCCAGACCGACTTCGATTTCGTGCGCAGCCTCATCGAAGAGGGCGCGATCCCCGACGACGTGACGATCCAGGTGCTGACGCAGGCACGCGACCACCTCATCGAGCGCACCTACGAGTCGATCAGGGGCGCCAAGCAGGCGATCGTGCATCTCTACAACTCGACGAGCATCCTGCAGCGCGACGTGGTGTTCCGCACCGACCGCCAGGGCATCGTCGACATCGCCCTGAACGGCGCGCGCAAGTGTCGCGAATACGAGGCGACCGTGCCCGGCACGACCGTCTACTACGAGTACTCGCCCGAGTCGTACACCGGCACCGAGCTCGAGTTCGCCGTCGACATCTGCAACCAGGTGCTCGAGGTCTTCGAGCCGACGCCCGAGCGCAAGGTCATCATCAACCTGCCGGCCACGGTCGAGATGGCCACGCCCAACGTGTACGCCGACTCGATCGAGTGGATGAGCCGGCACCTGAACCACCGCGAGAACGTGATCCTGAGCCTGCATCCCCACAACGACCGCGGCACCGCGGTCGCGGCGGCCGAGCTGGGCTACCTGGCCGGCGCCGACCGCATCGAGGGGTGCCTGTTCGGCAACGGCGAGCGCACCGGCAACGTCGACCTCGTGGCGCTCGGCATCAACCTGTTCACGCAGGGCATCGACCCGCAGATCGACTTCTCAGACGTCGACGAGATCAAGCGCACCGCCGAGTACTGCAACCAACTGCCGGTGCACGAGCGCAGCCCCTGGGCCGGCGACCTCGTCTACACCGCGTTCTCGGGGTCGCACCAGGACGCGATCAAGAAGGGCTTCGAGTCGATGGCCGCCGCCGCCGACGCGGCCGGCGTCGCCGTCGACGAACTCGAGTGGGCCGTGCCCTACCTGCCCGTCGACCCGAAGGATCTGGGGCGCTCCTACGAGGCGGTCATCCGGGTCAACTCGCAGTCGGGCAAGGGCGGCGTCGCCTACCTGCTGAAGACCGACCACGCGCTCGACCTGCCGCGTCGCCTGCAGATCGAGTTCTCGGGCGTCGTGCAGCAGAAGACCGACACCGAGGGCGGCGAGGTCACGAGCGACGAGATCTGGCGCGTCTTCACCGACGAGTACCTGCCCGCACCGGCCGACCGCCCCGACGAGAAGTGGGGCCGCTTCGAGCTGTTGAGCCTGCGCACCGAGAGCGAGCTCACCGGCGAGGTGCGCGTGCAGGTGGGCCTGCGCGACGGCGAGACCCGGCACGAGCTGGCCGGCGTCGGCAACGGGCCGATCTCGGCGTTCCTGCAGGTGCTGGGCACCGAGGGCGTCGAGGTCAAGCTGGTCGACTACGTCGAGCACACGCTGTCGGCCAGCGGCGACGCACTCGCGGCGGCCTATGTCGAGGTGCAGGTCGAGGGTCGGACGCTCTGGGGAGTGGGCATCGACGCCGACATCTCGACCGCGTCGCTGAAGGCGATCGTCTCGGCGGTCAACCGCGCGCTGCGCGGCGTCGTGCGTACCGCCGAGCCGTCGCTCGCCGGCGCCGTCTGA